The DNA segment CGGTACAATCCCGGCCTCCGGTACCGTCCCAGCCACCGGTACCGTCCCATACATCGGTACAATCCCAGCCTCCGGTACCGTCCCAGCCACCGGTACGGTCCTATACAGCGCCACCGTCCCAGCCATCGACTTCCGATACCAGGTATCGGCTACGTACCCGTCGAATCTGTATTGCAGTGACCCACTCGGTCGCTAGAACAACCCGGAACCGACTCGTGCCGAACCGCCGTCACATGGTTCGGTACTGATTCAACCCCAGCAGAATCGCGACCCCGAGGAGCACGTACAGCAAGACCACGGTGCCCATCGCGAGTCCAGTACCGACCCGTCGTTCGACCCGACCCGGCGATCCTCGTCGATAGGTTCCGAACGCCGTCTGTCGGACCCGAACGCACACGGCCGTGTATCGCCGTCGCAACGACCCGTAGAGGACGGCGTTCGCGTCCGCGAGGAGTCCGTACGCGTAGACGATGAACTGACCGACCTCCCAGAGCGGATCGTACTCGTCCGGGTCGTCGAGGGCCGCCCGTCGACGCCGGGAGGCGGTCTCGCCCCCGGTGGAGTCGTCCGTCACCGGTTCCGATCGATCGGGCGTCGCTCTCTGGGCTGAGTCGGTCGTCGTTCCGGCCTGCCCGGCGCCCTCGACAGTCCCCGTCGCCTGGACGGTCGCCGGATCCACATCCAGCGGTTCGACCGTCCGCTCGGCCGCTTCGGATCCACTGTCGCGCTCCTCGTCGAACGTCTCCGATGCCTCCTGGAGCGACGGCTGTCGCGGCTCGATATCGACGTCGCTCAGGTCCCAGTTACTCGATCGGTCCTGCGGCGTCCCCTCGTCCCGCTCACGGTCGCCGGCCTCACCGTCGTCGGCACCCGACCCGACGTCGGGATCGTCGGTCGGATCTGCGGACTCATCGGCCGTCTCGGAGCTCCCCTCCGGGTCGTCGGGTGCATCCGCCCCATCGTCAGTCACGTGATCTTCGCGTGCGGACGGCGGGCCGTAGGCATCCTCGAGCGTGGGGGTCGACCCCTTGTCGATCGTCTTCTTCCGACGGAACTGCACGCGGGAGATCTTCTCGTCCCAGTCGGTCATGACGAGGGCTTCTCCGTCGTCCAGCGACTGGACGCTCTCCGAGGCGTCGCCGCCCAGGATTCGACCCGCTACCTTCGTGTCGTTCTCCCAGGTGAGGCGGTGCCAGACCAGCCAGTCACACTGGGTGATGTAATCCTTCGCGACCGCCGCCGGTCGCTGGGACATGGCGACGATGCCGAGTCCGCGCTTGCGACCGCGCTTTGCGATCCGGACGAGCATCTTGTGGACGTCGTCGCCACCGCCCCGTTCGGGGATGAACTCGTGGGCCTCCTCGACGAACAGCAAGAACGGCTTCTGGTGTTGCTTCTCCGCGACGAAGAGCTCCCTGACCACCGCGTGGATCACGTCCTCGGCCACTTCCTCGTCCATGTAGCCAGAGACGTCGAGGATGATCGGGACGTTCTCCTCCAGTGCGAGGTCGGCGATCAACGGCGCGTCCTCGGCCGTGATCTCGCGGTCGCACTGGTCGTCGCCACCGACCTGGAGCAGTTCGTAGCGCTCTTTGAGCGCCGCGTACTCGCCGTCCGTGTCGATTATCAGCAGTCCGAGCCCCCGATCGAGCAGTTCCTCGGCGACGACGCTCGCCGTGTTGGACTTGCCGCTGCCGGACTTCCCGGTGACGAACCCGCGGCCCGTCAGGACCTCGTTGATGGGCAGCGAGTAGCCCTTCTCCGAGACGGGGAACCGCTCGATCGATTCGGCCATACCTATCGGTTCTCGCTATGTAGCCACCCCATATATGTTTCCCGTCCGATCGTCGACCGGTCGCTACGATCGACTGTCACCACTTCCTCAACGTTTTTGGGGGAGTACCGTCGTGAGTAGGGCATGAACACGGATCGCATCGCCGACCTCCTGGCTAGCCGGGCCGTTCTCACCGTCGCGTCGTCGACGGTCCTCCTCACGCTCGCGTTCGTCGGCGTCGCCGTCGTCGTCGAGGGGCAGATCGTCGGCGACGTCTCGACCCGTCTCCCGGTATACGTCCTCGTCTTCGCCCTCGGCTTCATCGTCTC comes from the Halovivax cerinus genome and includes:
- a CDS encoding helicase HerA domain-containing protein — translated: MAESIERFPVSEKGYSLPINEVLTGRGFVTGKSGSGKSNTASVVAEELLDRGLGLLIIDTDGEYAALKERYELLQVGGDDQCDREITAEDAPLIADLALEENVPIILDVSGYMDEEVAEDVIHAVVRELFVAEKQHQKPFLLFVEEAHEFIPERGGGDDVHKMLVRIAKRGRKRGLGIVAMSQRPAAVAKDYITQCDWLVWHRLTWENDTKVAGRILGGDASESVQSLDDGEALVMTDWDEKISRVQFRRKKTIDKGSTPTLEDAYGPPSAREDHVTDDGADAPDDPEGSSETADESADPTDDPDVGSGADDGEAGDRERDEGTPQDRSSNWDLSDVDIEPRQPSLQEASETFDEERDSGSEAAERTVEPLDVDPATVQATGTVEGAGQAGTTTDSAQRATPDRSEPVTDDSTGGETASRRRRAALDDPDEYDPLWEVGQFIVYAYGLLADANAVLYGSLRRRYTAVCVRVRQTAFGTYRRGSPGRVERRVGTGLAMGTVVLLYVLLGVAILLGLNQYRTM